A window of Eikenella corrodens contains these coding sequences:
- a CDS encoding YbdD/YjiX family protein has protein sequence MKRKLKQRLHQAWKTAKLTANLMVGVPDYANYVARQRRYNPNAPVMTEQQFADYCRKRRCGANGGRCC, from the coding sequence GCCTCCATCAGGCTTGGAAAACAGCCAAGCTGACTGCCAACCTGATGGTGGGCGTGCCGGATTATGCCAACTACGTGGCACGCCAACGGCGCTACAACCCCAACGCACCGGTGATGACCGAGCAGCAGTTTGCCGACTACTGCCGCAAACGCCGGTGCGGAGCCAACGGCGGCCGCTGCTGCTGA